The Bdellovibrio bacteriovorus W nucleotide sequence CTGTAAAAAAAGCTCAAAGCCTTGGCATTTTAATTCGCAACTCATCAAGCCTTGAACGTGTTAATAATATCCAAAATCTATTCTTTGATAAAACTGGTACTTTAACTGAGGGCGTACTGAAGTTTTCACACTCTGAGCCTGCTATCTTAAGTAAGGATTTGAAAGAAAAAATCGTCAGCCTTGAGTCATTCTCTTCCCATCCCATTGCCTTTGCAGTCAGAGAAGCTTGGGCTCAGGAATCAAATCAGCGTTCGGTCGAATTTCCCGAAGAGATTATCGGTCAAGGCGTGCGCGGACTGTTTGATGGAGTCAAATACGAAGTTCGTTCTTTAGAAAACAACGAACACAACGAGATTGCGGTGCAAGTTCTTCAAGATGGAAACGCCATTGCCAAACTCTATTTCGTCGACCAAGTTCGCGAAGATGCCAAAGAAACAATCGCGCACTTTCAAAAATTAGGCATTCAAACACATCTGATATCTGGTGATCGCGCGCCGATCGTCTCCAGCATTGCTGCTGAAACAGGAATTCCTCTAGAAAATGCCTTGGGCGACCTCATGCCCGAAGAAAAACGTGAAAAGATCGCAAACTCGGCCAATAGCTGCATGATCGGCGATGGCGCCAACGATGCCCTTGCCATTCAGACTGCAGATGTGGGTATTGCGATGAAAGGTTCTGTCGATATGAGCAAACAGAACGCCGATATTTATTTCTTAAAAGGTGGGTTAGCACCGCTGAAAGATCTCTTTGAAATTTCAGCCCTGACAAAAAAAGTTTTAGTTCGCAATCTGACAATATCATTGGTTTACAATTTCATCGGAGGAGTTCTTTCTTTGATGGGATTTATTGACCCAATGATGGCGGCCATCTTAATGCCCGTCAGTTCAGTCGCGATCATCGGTTCGTCGATATGGGGGTTCAAATGAATGTAATGGCTTTAATGATCCCCATGGCCCTGGTTTTAGGAGTTGGCTTCGTAGCTGCTTTTTTTTGGGCAAGCTCTCGGGGACAATTCGATGATCTCGATACACCAGCACACAGAATGTTAAAAGATGAAAACGAAAGGAAACATCAGTGAAAACACAGAACGACCTGATTGAAAAATTTTTTTACGATGATGAGATCGTCAAAAAATTTCTTCTGGCGACAATGATCTGGGGAGGCGCGGCCTTTCTCTTCGGACTTCTAGCCGCTTTACAACTTGTATATTGGCCACTCAATGCCAATTTAGAATGGATCACATTCGGTAGATTGAGACCGCTTCATACAAATGCGGCGATCTTTGCATTTGCCGGAAATGCGAT carries:
- a CDS encoding cytochrome oxidase maturation protein, cbb3-type (COG3197 Uncharacterized protein, possibly involved in nitrogen fixation), which encodes MNVMALMIPMALVLGVGFVAAFFWASSRGQFDDLDTPAHRMLKDENERKHQ